A genome region from Hevea brasiliensis isolate MT/VB/25A 57/8 chromosome 9, ASM3005281v1, whole genome shotgun sequence includes the following:
- the LOC110644423 gene encoding uncharacterized protein LOC110644423, translating into MRNLRFISPHLSIFHKTLLQNPTKWLPKSSVFSRNLSSASREWSPSAPSDKLAALVDEIYQLTLLEISDLTEVLRDKLDIKEMPVMAVMMPGMGFSGVKGVAKGGAGAVAKEEEKVEKTVFDVKLEGFDAAAKIKVIKEVRGFTDLGLKEAKDLVEKAPTLLKKGVTKEEAEKIMVKMKEVGAKVTME; encoded by the coding sequence ATGAGGAATTTGCGATTCATTTCTCCACATTTATCAATATTCCACAAAACCCTCCTTCAAAACCCTACAAAATGGCTACCCAAATCCTCTGTTTTCAGTCGTAATTTGTCTTCCGCTTCTCGAGAATGGAGCCCATCTGCTCCATCTGATAAACTCGCCGCCCTCGTCGATGAGATCTACCAACTAACGCTTCTCGAAATCTCTGACCTTACGGAGGTCCTTCGCGACAAGTTGGATATCAAGGAGATGCCAGTAATGGCTGTAATGATGCCTGGCATGGGGTTTAGTGGCGTGAAGGGCGTCGCCAAGGGAGGAGCAGGTGCGGTGGCCAAGGAAGAGGAGAAGGTGGAGAAGACGGTGTTTGATGTGAAGCTTGAAGGGTTTGATGCCGCGGCGAAGATCAAGGTGATTAAGGAAGTTAGAGGGTTTACGGATTTGGGACTGAAGGAGGCAAAGGACTTGGTGGAGAAGGCTCCCACGCTGTTGAAGAAAGGAGTGACAAAAGAGGAGGCTGAGaaaattatggtgaagatgaaagAGGTTGGCGCCAAAGTCACCATGGAGTGA